In Heliangelus exortis chromosome 18, bHelExo1.hap1, whole genome shotgun sequence, a single genomic region encodes these proteins:
- the LOC139804732 gene encoding heat shock factor protein 5-like translates to MEEPRLPSPIDPHTFPAKLWRLVNSPRCCSVRWDARGEGLLIDQALFERELLGAGPGLAAGPGGDGAEVFKTKNFSSLVRQLNLYGFRKVMAGPAGSGAGAGAGPGPKGDCGAGGSSSGPLHHFHSPHFHRGRPDLLTQMKRLTRANRAKLAAGLQASSRPATRIQRLMGSALSPDLLPKANGLGYEVPTATGIGVPLPRRCCTTVTYTVRPVSSILPLEQWSSSTAPCRSPPSTSSGSPGLASSTSSPCSSVQTPPVQSSCTADVPPCDAPEAEVNLEELFQMIEEKCAPIIDEIMKGESQTFLTADHADNTKGTCAAVTEEGQFPPGRQLIYTLGEEGDSPVTPTCRKRRHSSRDDNSPDLQGGAACKRGRFQEEASSK, encoded by the exons ATGGAGGAGCCGCGTCTACCATCTCCAATTGACCCCCATACGTTCCCAGCCAAGCTCTGGCGCCTGGTGAACAGCCCCCGCTGCTGCTCCGTGCGCTGGGACGCCCGCGGCGAGGGGCTGCTCATTGACCAGGCGCTCTTTGAGCGGGAGCTGCTGGGCGCCGGCCCGGGCCTCGCCGCCGGCCCGGGCGGCGACGGTGCCGAAGTCTTCAAGACAAAGAATTTCAGCAGCCTGGTCCGGCAGCTGAACCTATATGGGTTCCGAAAAGTGATGGCGGGGCCGGCGGGCAGCGgagccggggccggggctgggccgggcccGAAAGGTGActgtggggctggaggcagTTCCTCCGGGCCCCTACACCACTTCCACAGCCCCCACTTCCACCGTGGCCGCCCCGACCTCTTGACCCAGATGAAGCGGCTGACGAGAGCCAACAGGGCCAAGCTGGCAGCCGGGCTGCAGGCGTCCAGCCGCCCGGCCACCCGCATCCAGCGGCTGATGGGCTCGGCGCTGTCCCCGGACCTGCTGCCCAAGGCCAATGGTCTCG GGTACGAGGTTCCTACAGCCACAGGCATTGGCGTCCCGCTTCCCCGGAGGTGCTGCACAACAGTGACATACACGGTCAGACCAGTATCCTCCATCCTGCCACTAGAGCAATGGTCCAGTTCCACAG CACCGTGTCGCTCCCcacccagcacctcctctggCTCTCCGGGTCTGGCATCTTCAACAAGCAGCCCCTGCAGCTCTGTCCAG actCCACCTGTTCAGTCCTCTTGCACAGCAGATGTTCCACCATGTGATGCTCCTGAGGCAGAAGTCAACCTTGAAGAATTATTCCAGATGATCGAGGAGAAGTGTGCACCAATCATTGATGAAATAATGAAAGGAGAGAGCCAGACATTTTTAACAGCAGATCATGCT gacaATACCAAGGGTACATGTGCTGCAGTGACTGAAGAGGGACAATTCCCACCTGGAAGACAGCTCATTTACACAttgggagaagagggagattCCCCTGTAACACCCACCTGCAGGAAAAGGAGACACAGTTCTCGTGATGACAACTCCCCTG ATCTGCAGGGAGGTGCAGCCTGCAAGCGGGGCCGCTTCCAGGAGGAAGCAAGCAGCAAGTGA